The Flavobacterium sp. HJ-32-4 genome contains a region encoding:
- the rplT gene encoding 50S ribosomal protein L20 encodes MPRSVNSVAKRARRKKVLKQAKGFFGRRKNVWTVAKNAVEKAMQYAYRDRKAKKRNFRALWIQRINAGARLEGMSYSKFIGAVKKNGIELNRKVLADLAMNHPEAFKAIVKKVK; translated from the coding sequence ATGCCAAGATCAGTAAACTCAGTTGCCAAAAGGGCACGTAGAAAAAAAGTATTGAAGCAAGCCAAAGGTTTCTTTGGACGTCGTAAAAACGTTTGGACAGTAGCGAAAAACGCCGTTGAAAAAGCAATGCAGTATGCATACCGCGACCGCAAGGCGAAAAAACGTAACTTCCGTGCATTGTGGATCCAGCGTATCAACGCAGGTGCCCGCCTGGAAGGAATGTCCTACTCAAAATTCATCGGAGCAGTAAAGAAAAACGGTATCGAACTGAACCGTAAAGTACTCGCTGACCTCGCGATGAACCATCCGGAGGCTTTCAAAGCCATCGTGAAAAAAGTAAAATAA
- the thrS gene encoding threonine--tRNA ligase, translating into MIKITLPDGSVREFESGATPMDVAKSISEGLARNVISAAFNGTTVETETPLTTDGSLVLYTWNDKEGKKAFWHSTSHVMAQALQELYPGVKLTIGPAIENGFYYDVDFGDQKISDADFKKIEDRVLEIAREKHEFKMRAASKADALAFYKKENNPYKIELIENLEDGTITFCDHATFTDLCRGGHIPNTGLIKAMKIMSVAGAYWRGDEKNKQLTRVYGVSFPKQKDLTDYLELLEEAKRRDHRKLGKELELFAFSQKVGQGLPLWLPKGAALRDRLEQFLKKAQKKAGYEQVVTPHIGQKELYVTSGHYAKYGADSFQPIHTPAEGEEFLLKPMNCPHHCEIYNNKPWSYKDLPKRYAEFGTVYRYEQSGELHGLTRVRGFTQDDAHIFCTPEQLDDEFKKVIDLVLYVFGSLGFENFTAQISLRDQENRDKYIGSDENWEKAENAIINAARDKGLNTVVEYGEAAFYGPKLDFMVKDALGRQWQLGTIQVDYNLPERFELTYKGSDNELHRPVMIHRAPFGSMERFIAILLEHTAGNFPLWLMPEQAIILSLSEKYENYAKKVLDLLENHEIRALIDNRNETIGKKIREAETKKFPFMLIVGEEEEKNGTVSVRRHGQEGRGNASYSIDDFAALVQEEVAKTLKTFEV; encoded by the coding sequence ATGATCAAAATTACCTTGCCCGACGGATCGGTACGGGAATTCGAAAGCGGCGCGACTCCGATGGACGTCGCGAAGAGTATCAGTGAAGGTTTGGCGCGGAACGTGATTTCCGCCGCATTCAACGGCACGACTGTTGAAACCGAAACACCGCTCACCACCGACGGTTCGCTGGTTCTCTATACCTGGAACGACAAGGAAGGTAAAAAGGCGTTCTGGCATTCGACATCACACGTGATGGCACAGGCCCTGCAGGAACTGTATCCGGGCGTTAAGCTTACCATTGGCCCTGCCATCGAGAATGGCTTCTATTATGACGTTGATTTCGGCGACCAGAAAATTTCGGACGCCGACTTCAAGAAAATCGAAGACCGCGTGCTCGAGATCGCCCGTGAAAAACACGAGTTCAAAATGCGCGCGGCAAGCAAAGCCGACGCGCTGGCCTTCTACAAAAAAGAAAACAACCCCTATAAAATCGAGCTGATCGAAAACCTGGAAGACGGAACGATCACCTTTTGTGACCACGCCACGTTCACAGACCTTTGTCGTGGCGGACACATCCCGAACACCGGACTCATCAAAGCCATGAAAATCATGAGCGTAGCCGGTGCGTATTGGCGTGGTGACGAGAAAAACAAACAATTGACCCGGGTCTACGGCGTGTCTTTCCCAAAACAAAAAGACCTCACCGATTACCTGGAATTGCTGGAAGAAGCGAAACGCCGCGACCACCGGAAACTCGGAAAAGAATTGGAGCTTTTTGCGTTTTCGCAGAAAGTCGGACAGGGACTTCCCCTCTGGCTGCCAAAAGGCGCCGCCCTTCGCGACCGTCTCGAGCAATTCCTGAAAAAGGCACAGAAAAAAGCGGGTTACGAACAGGTAGTGACGCCACACATCGGCCAAAAAGAGTTGTATGTGACGTCCGGACATTACGCGAAATATGGCGCGGATTCGTTCCAACCTATCCACACGCCTGCGGAAGGAGAGGAATTCCTTCTCAAGCCCATGAACTGTCCGCACCACTGTGAAATATACAACAACAAACCGTGGTCGTATAAGGATCTTCCGAAACGCTATGCCGAATTTGGCACCGTGTATCGATACGAACAATCCGGCGAGCTTCACGGCCTGACCCGGGTACGCGGTTTTACACAGGACGATGCCCACATCTTCTGTACGCCTGAACAATTGGATGACGAGTTCAAGAAGGTAATCGATCTGGTACTCTACGTTTTCGGCTCGCTCGGATTCGAAAACTTCACCGCGCAGATTTCACTCCGCGACCAGGAGAACCGCGACAAGTATATCGGCTCAGACGAAAACTGGGAGAAAGCAGAAAACGCCATTATCAATGCAGCACGCGACAAAGGACTCAACACGGTGGTCGAATATGGCGAAGCCGCATTCTACGGCCCGAAGCTCGACTTCATGGTGAAGGACGCACTGGGTCGCCAGTGGCAGTTGGGTACCATCCAGGTAGATTATAACCTGCCAGAGCGTTTCGAACTGACCTATAAGGGATCTGATAACGAACTGCACCGTCCGGTCATGATCCACCGCGCGCCATTCGGGTCAATGGAGCGCTTCATCGCCATCCTGCTCGAACACACCGCCGGCAACTTCCCTTTGTGGCTCATGCCTGAGCAAGCTATCATCTTGTCTCTCAGTGAGAAGTATGAAAATTATGCGAAAAAAGTTTTAGATTTACTTGAAAATCACGAAATTCGCGCCCTAATTGACAACCGCAACGAGACAATCGGAAAGAAAATCCGGGAGGCTGAAACGAAGAAATTCCCGTTTATGCTGATTGTGGGAGAAGAGGAAGAGAAGAACGGTACGGTTTCGGTCCGTCGTCACGGACAGGAAGGACGCGGCAACGCCAGCTACTCGATTGACGATTTCGCTGCGCTCGTACAAGAGGAAGTTGCCAAGACATTGAAAACATTCGAAGTTTAA
- a CDS encoding YkgJ family cysteine cluster protein, with protein sequence MKPDLQQLPGLAKDKHNENRKYFEKLRKKPPRNLDYVMQELHDAEFQRTDCLSCANCCKTTGPLFTEADIERIAKHLRLKPQQFIDTYLRVDEDGDRVLQSVPCTFLDAENYCLIYEVRPKACREYPHTDRKKFQQITHLTLKNVAMCPAAFNIVEEMKRRMPL encoded by the coding sequence ATGAAACCCGATTTGCAACAGTTGCCTGGCCTTGCCAAAGATAAGCATAACGAAAACAGGAAGTACTTCGAGAAATTGCGAAAGAAGCCGCCGCGCAACCTCGATTATGTGATGCAGGAACTGCACGATGCCGAGTTTCAACGGACCGACTGTCTGTCCTGCGCCAATTGTTGTAAGACGACCGGGCCGCTTTTTACGGAAGCCGATATCGAGCGGATTGCCAAACACCTCCGCTTGAAGCCGCAGCAGTTCATCGACACCTATCTGCGGGTCGATGAGGACGGTGATCGGGTATTGCAGTCGGTGCCCTGCACGTTTCTGGATGCCGAGAATTATTGCCTGATCTATGAGGTGCGTCCCAAGGCCTGTCGGGAGTATCCGCATACCGACCGGAAGAAGTTCCAGCAGATTACGCACCTTACGTTGAAAAATGTAGCAATGTGCCCGGCGGCGTTCAATATCGTCGAGGAGATGAAACGAAGGATGCCTTTGTAG
- a CDS encoding Bax inhibitor-1 family protein — MEDHKLFVAEATDLERAAFFKKTYLHVAGAVLAFILVESLLLTVVSDEAMASLFSLGRGAWLGFIGLFWLGSFVSERMSVAASRQTQYLGLALYVVIEAFIFLPLIYIAMYYAGPQVIAQAATVTLLMFSGLTAVVFTTNADFSFLRTGIIIGGFIALGCVIGGALFGFNLGLWFSVGMCVLASAAILYQTSRIKDYYTTDMFVGAALQLFSSVMLLFYYVLRIFLSRRN; from the coding sequence ATGGAAGACCATAAGTTATTTGTCGCAGAAGCGACGGACTTAGAACGCGCCGCTTTTTTCAAGAAAACCTACCTGCATGTGGCGGGTGCCGTATTGGCGTTTATCCTCGTGGAATCACTTTTACTAACCGTCGTCTCAGACGAGGCAATGGCAAGCCTCTTTAGTTTGGGTCGCGGCGCCTGGCTCGGGTTCATCGGCCTCTTTTGGCTCGGAAGTTTCGTGTCGGAACGTATGTCGGTTGCTGCCTCTCGCCAGACCCAGTATCTCGGACTAGCCCTGTATGTGGTGATAGAGGCATTCATTTTCCTGCCGCTTATCTACATCGCGATGTACTATGCCGGTCCGCAGGTAATAGCACAGGCCGCTACAGTTACGTTGCTGATGTTTAGTGGATTGACCGCGGTGGTGTTTACCACTAATGCTGATTTTTCCTTTCTGCGCACCGGTATCATTATCGGTGGATTCATTGCGTTGGGATGCGTTATTGGAGGCGCGCTGTTCGGATTTAACCTCGGCTTGTGGTTTTCCGTAGGGATGTGTGTGTTGGCTTCAGCGGCTATCCTATACCAAACCAGCCGTATTAAGGATTACTACACCACCGATATGTTCGTGGGCGCTGCGTTGCAACTCTTCTCTTCCGTGATGCTTCTTTTCTATTATGTGTTGCGGATCTTCCTGAGTAGGAGAAACTAA
- a CDS encoding serine hydrolase, whose amino-acid sequence MKSRLLIILYVLLTGVASAQTVDRAKLDAYFDALEKNDRWMGSVAILKDGQLVYTRAIGYSDVEKETKATPSTRYRIGSISKTFTSALTFKAIEEKKLKLTDKLSKWFPSITNASQISIDDLLSHRSGIHNFTNDDDFTQWCTQAKTEAEMTEIIRKGGSDFEPGSKSEYSNSNFVLLTYILEKIYGTSYVRLLADRITTPLRLNGIVAEGRIDGKVAAHSYGYIGKWEKAPETDLSVPSGAGAVVADATQLAGFYDALFDGKVVSEASLTQMKTLQEGYGKGLFTFPFNGRKGFGHTGGIDAFTSIAAHFDDGDVTIVRLSNGANIEENDISIVLLSAAYGLPFDIPSFEKRPVSETPKGHAGVYATPTLPIKITISERAGTFYAQATGQSEFPLEAQADGSFTFEPAHIKILFDLDKREMTLVQGGATLLFTKE is encoded by the coding sequence ATGAAGTCACGGCTACTTATTATATTATATGTACTGCTAACCGGCGTCGCTTCTGCACAAACGGTCGATCGCGCGAAACTCGATGCCTATTTTGATGCACTCGAGAAGAACGACCGATGGATGGGCAGTGTAGCTATCCTTAAAGATGGCCAATTAGTCTATACACGCGCCATCGGGTATTCCGATGTCGAAAAGGAAACCAAGGCAACGCCCTCAACACGCTACCGCATCGGATCGATTTCGAAAACCTTCACCTCGGCACTGACTTTCAAGGCTATTGAAGAGAAAAAACTGAAACTGACCGACAAACTGTCCAAGTGGTTTCCTTCCATCACAAATGCCAGTCAAATTTCCATTGACGACCTTTTGTCACACCGATCCGGCATCCACAACTTCACGAACGATGACGATTTCACCCAATGGTGTACACAGGCCAAAACCGAAGCCGAAATGACCGAGATCATTCGCAAAGGAGGCAGTGATTTCGAACCCGGCAGTAAGTCAGAATACAGTAATTCCAACTTTGTACTCCTTACCTACATTCTTGAAAAAATATACGGAACAAGCTATGTCCGTTTGTTAGCGGACCGGATCACAACGCCGCTCCGTTTAAACGGAATCGTGGCGGAAGGGCGAATCGACGGAAAAGTAGCCGCACATTCCTACGGCTACATCGGTAAATGGGAGAAAGCCCCCGAAACCGATCTTTCTGTGCCTTCGGGTGCAGGTGCCGTCGTCGCGGATGCCACACAACTAGCCGGTTTTTACGATGCACTTTTCGACGGGAAGGTCGTTTCGGAAGCCAGTCTTACACAAATGAAAACGTTACAGGAAGGCTATGGAAAAGGGCTTTTCACGTTTCCTTTTAACGGACGGAAAGGCTTTGGGCATACGGGTGGAATTGACGCCTTTACTTCCATCGCTGCACATTTTGACGACGGCGATGTGACGATAGTGCGCCTCTCAAACGGCGCCAACATCGAAGAAAATGACATTTCGATTGTGTTACTTTCGGCAGCTTATGGACTACCCTTTGACATTCCATCCTTCGAAAAACGTCCTGTTTCAGAGACCCCAAAAGGACATGCCGGTGTCTACGCAACACCCACACTCCCTATAAAAATTACGATTTCGGAGCGAGCGGGCACTTTTTATGCCCAGGCAACCGGACAGTCAGAATTTCCGCTGGAAGCACAGGCCGATGGTAGTTTTACATTCGAACCGGCACACATAAAGATCCTCTTTGACCTCGACAAACGGGAAATGACCCTGGTGCAGGGCGGGGCAACTTTATTGTTTACAAAAGAGTAG
- the rpmI gene encoding 50S ribosomal protein L35 codes for MPKMKTKSSAKKRFKVTGSGKIKRKHAFKSHILTKKSKKRKLALTHSALVHQSDVKSVKEQLRII; via the coding sequence ATGCCTAAAATGAAAACCAAATCCAGCGCCAAGAAACGCTTTAAAGTGACGGGCTCTGGTAAAATCAAGAGGAAGCACGCTTTCAAGAGCCACATCCTCACCAAGAAATCGAAGAAACGCAAACTGGCGTTGACGCATTCCGCACTGGTTCACCAGTCTGACGTGAAGAGCGTAAAAGAGCAACTTAGAATTATCTAA
- a CDS encoding membrane metalloprotease, which yields MKRLVLLGLLTLAFSCSSDDSGSMVEDGVNPRPNQQPAGSSAHDFLSADDYQKLTVEILYIGQYKPSDVAVASLQAFLEARLNKPDGVFITQRQIESPGTSPYTTSEIRKLETDNRTAYNNVGELALCILFVDGRSASDTATGAVLGTAYLNTSCVIYENTIWAFSNAVNQPPRPIMESTVLQHELCHLLGLVDFGTEMVTDHQDPDHIRHCDNNQCLMFWASQNRVMNMQTSAVPQLDAACIADLQANGGK from the coding sequence ATGAAAAGACTTGTCTTATTGGGCTTACTCACCCTTGCCTTTAGCTGTTCGTCTGATGATAGCGGATCGATGGTGGAAGACGGCGTCAACCCACGTCCGAACCAACAACCCGCCGGCAGTAGCGCCCATGATTTCCTTTCGGCGGATGACTATCAGAAACTGACTGTAGAGATTCTCTACATCGGGCAATACAAGCCTTCCGATGTGGCAGTGGCTTCACTCCAGGCCTTTCTGGAAGCCCGACTCAACAAACCGGACGGTGTCTTCATCACGCAGCGACAGATTGAGAGCCCGGGCACCTCACCTTATACCACTTCTGAAATCAGGAAACTCGAGACGGATAACCGTACCGCTTACAACAATGTGGGTGAGTTGGCATTGTGCATCCTGTTCGTAGATGGCCGTTCGGCCAGTGACACGGCCACGGGCGCTGTTTTGGGAACCGCTTACTTAAATACGTCTTGCGTCATATATGAAAACACCATTTGGGCGTTCAGCAATGCGGTCAACCAACCACCGCGGCCCATCATGGAAAGCACCGTGTTGCAGCACGAACTGTGTCACCTGCTTGGGCTAGTCGATTTCGGCACCGAAATGGTCACAGACCACCAAGATCCCGACCACATCCGCCACTGCGATAACAACCAATGTCTCATGTTTTGGGCCAGCCAGAACCGCGTGATGAATATGCAAACGTCAGCGGTGCCGCAATTAGACGCCGCCTGTATTGCCGACCTGCAAGCCAATGGAGGGAAATAA
- a CDS encoding NUMOD4 domain-containing protein codes for MLRLYASERFVEVPLDAPLQKRYAVSNYGRIISYTDKMENGQVIKGGRSEGYVTLRYKFKYNDTWRSKSFFVAKLVAEYFIPKDHPDQTYVLHLDYQRDNDRASNLKWATKDEMIEHAKKSPHVISARQRTIAHNIASDGAKLTTTQVIRLKKELANPNRKTRLKMLAKQFNISEMQLYRIKRGENWGHIKV; via the coding sequence ATGTTGCGACTGTATGCTTCAGAGCGCTTCGTTGAAGTGCCTCTTGACGCGCCGTTGCAGAAACGCTACGCCGTTTCTAACTACGGGCGTATTATCAGTTATACTGATAAAATGGAAAATGGTCAGGTCATCAAAGGCGGAAGGTCGGAAGGCTATGTAACCTTACGCTACAAGTTCAAGTACAATGACACCTGGCGATCTAAAAGTTTTTTTGTTGCGAAGTTGGTGGCGGAGTATTTCATTCCGAAAGATCATCCGGATCAGACGTATGTGCTGCACCTTGATTACCAACGAGACAACGATCGTGCGTCTAATCTCAAATGGGCCACGAAGGACGAGATGATTGAGCACGCGAAAAAAAGTCCTCACGTCATTTCAGCACGGCAGCGTACCATCGCGCACAACATTGCGTCTGATGGAGCGAAGCTTACAACCACACAGGTGATCCGGTTGAAAAAAGAGCTGGCAAACCCCAATCGGAAAACGCGTTTGAAGATGTTGGCAAAACAATTCAACATCAGTGAGATGCAGTTGTATCGCATCAAACGCGGCGAGAACTGGGGTCACATCAAGGTGTGA
- a CDS encoding bifunctional 2-polyprenyl-6-hydroxyphenol methylase/3-demethylubiquinol 3-O-methyltransferase UbiG has translation MNDLFGKAILDYQTGNAPEDLITETDISEPDEMPVAYLFRGFDEMPVIEQTALRLANGRVLDIGCGAGSHSLYLQNKRQLDVTAIDVSEGAVETCRLRGVHKALHKDVMHLENEQFDTLLLLMNGTGIFGTMARVSSSLQQLKKLLSPNGQILIDSSDILYMFDSDDEGAHWIPADHYYGELTFTVSYKGQTDPPFPWLYLDFNTLQTAAHHNGLACELVVEGAHHDYLARLTIMSS, from the coding sequence ATGAACGACCTTTTCGGTAAAGCCATTCTTGACTATCAAACCGGCAACGCTCCGGAAGACCTTATCACCGAGACCGATATCTCGGAACCAGATGAAATGCCCGTGGCCTACCTGTTTCGCGGCTTTGACGAAATGCCGGTCATCGAACAAACCGCACTCCGTCTGGCCAACGGCCGTGTACTGGATATCGGATGCGGTGCGGGCAGTCACTCCCTTTACCTCCAAAACAAACGACAACTCGACGTAACGGCGATCGATGTATCGGAAGGTGCTGTCGAAACATGCCGCCTAAGGGGTGTTCATAAGGCGCTACATAAAGATGTCATGCACCTCGAAAACGAACAATTCGACACGCTGCTGCTGCTCATGAACGGTACGGGTATTTTCGGCACGATGGCGCGGGTGTCGTCTTCTCTGCAACAATTGAAAAAACTCCTGTCACCGAACGGACAGATATTGATTGACAGTTCCGACATCCTCTATATGTTCGACTCAGATGACGAGGGCGCTCATTGGATTCCGGCCGACCACTACTACGGCGAACTCACCTTCACGGTTTCCTATAAAGGGCAAACCGATCCGCCATTTCCATGGCTGTATCTCGACTTCAACACCTTGCAGACGGCCGCGCATCACAACGGATTGGCGTGTGAATTGGTGGTTGAAGGTGCACATCATGATTACCTGGCGCGACTTACCATTATGTCATCGTAA
- the era gene encoding GTPase Era, with the protein MHKAGFVNIIGNPNVGKSTLMNALVGERLSIITSKAQTTRHRILGIVNGDDFQVVFSDTPGIIKPAYEMQESMMKFVKSAFEDADVLLYMVETGEKALKDEDFFRKIVNAKIPVLLLLNKIDKTNQEDLEAQVAHWKELVPNAEIIPLSALENFNVQEVFTRILELLPESPPYYPKDALTDKPERFFVNETIREKILLYYDKEIPYAVEVETEEFQEDENIIRIRAVIMVERDTQKGIIIGHKGAAIKKVGVAARADLEKFFGKQIHIEFFVKVNKDWRSDKRQLRRFGYDLG; encoded by the coding sequence ATGCACAAAGCCGGATTCGTCAATATCATAGGAAACCCGAACGTCGGGAAATCGACACTCATGAATGCACTGGTAGGGGAACGTCTTTCCATCATCACGTCGAAAGCACAGACCACCCGGCACCGCATCCTCGGCATCGTCAATGGTGACGACTTCCAAGTAGTGTTTTCAGACACGCCCGGCATCATCAAACCGGCCTATGAGATGCAGGAATCGATGATGAAGTTTGTCAAATCAGCCTTCGAAGACGCCGACGTATTACTATATATGGTCGAAACGGGCGAAAAAGCCCTGAAAGACGAGGATTTCTTCCGCAAAATCGTCAATGCCAAGATTCCAGTATTGCTGCTGCTTAATAAAATCGACAAAACCAACCAGGAAGACCTTGAAGCGCAGGTCGCGCATTGGAAAGAACTCGTGCCGAACGCCGAAATCATCCCCTTGTCAGCGCTCGAGAACTTCAACGTCCAGGAGGTATTCACACGAATTCTGGAACTGTTACCCGAATCGCCTCCGTACTACCCAAAAGACGCCCTGACCGACAAGCCAGAGCGGTTTTTTGTCAATGAAACCATCCGCGAAAAAATCCTATTGTACTACGATAAGGAAATCCCGTATGCGGTGGAAGTGGAAACGGAGGAATTCCAGGAAGATGAAAACATCATCCGGATCCGCGCGGTCATCATGGTCGAACGAGACACCCAGAAGGGCATTATCATTGGCCATAAAGGTGCCGCTATCAAAAAAGTCGGAGTGGCCGCACGCGCCGACCTGGAAAAGTTTTTCGGGAAGCAAATCCACATCGAGTTTTTTGTAAAAGTCAACAAAGACTGGCGTTCCGATAAGCGGCAACTGCGCCGTTTTGGCTACGATCTGGGATAG
- a CDS encoding M43 family zinc metalloprotease: MNRYLLFVVGLAASMSFGQQRCGMQAAMDRVLSNPTLAAGYIQAQEQMEASMQNTTFSTQSPTVVVTIPVVVHVLYKSAVQNISDAQIASQIAVLNADYRKLNADFSTVVPAVFQSFGADMELNFTLAVRTPDDEPTTGIERKSVASSFDFYNNYYTGSGLPAWDPYSYLNIWVGKFDDALQLLGFAYLPSTNLPEFDGLCIDYRYFGTTGTATAPYNKGRTATHEIGHYFNLKHPWGNDGSACGSGNNSDGVADTPATSDPYYECPTFPDNTYACTTTANGSMFMNFMDYVNDACMAFFTTGQKTRVTTALNGPRVLLQTSLGATPLSLDEVESKKMSIAPNPASDYFTITSTKTVERLEIMNSLGQKVKEVSLNGNTTVSVQDLQSGVYFIRFYGEGQKYLKTKRLIKK, encoded by the coding sequence ATGAATAGATATTTACTTTTTGTTGTTGGCCTTGCAGCCAGCATGTCGTTCGGACAGCAGCGCTGTGGTATGCAAGCCGCAATGGATCGCGTTTTAAGTAACCCCACTTTAGCTGCCGGCTATATCCAGGCACAGGAGCAGATGGAGGCCTCGATGCAGAACACCACGTTCAGCACGCAGAGTCCAACGGTGGTTGTTACGATTCCTGTTGTCGTTCACGTGTTATACAAGTCGGCAGTCCAGAACATTTCAGATGCACAGATTGCCTCGCAGATTGCCGTTTTGAATGCTGACTATCGCAAATTGAATGCCGATTTCTCTACTGTTGTCCCTGCCGTTTTCCAATCATTCGGAGCCGATATGGAACTTAACTTTACGCTGGCCGTACGTACGCCCGATGACGAACCGACAACAGGTATAGAGCGCAAGTCGGTAGCGAGCAGTTTTGATTTTTACAACAACTATTATACAGGGTCGGGACTTCCGGCGTGGGATCCCTACAGCTACCTGAACATTTGGGTAGGTAAGTTTGATGATGCACTGCAATTACTAGGTTTTGCCTATTTGCCCTCTACCAACCTACCAGAGTTTGACGGACTCTGTATCGATTATCGCTATTTCGGCACGACCGGAACCGCTACGGCCCCCTATAACAAAGGCCGCACCGCAACCCACGAAATCGGCCACTATTTTAACCTCAAACACCCATGGGGTAACGATGGCAGCGCTTGCGGTTCAGGTAATAACAGCGACGGCGTAGCCGATACCCCTGCTACAAGCGACCCTTATTATGAATGTCCGACCTTCCCAGACAATACCTATGCGTGTACGACTACAGCGAACGGGTCGATGTTCATGAACTTTATGGATTATGTCAATGATGCCTGTATGGCGTTTTTCACCACGGGTCAAAAAACGCGGGTGACAACCGCTTTGAATGGTCCGCGGGTGTTGTTGCAAACCTCACTGGGTGCAACACCTCTTAGCTTGGATGAGGTTGAATCGAAGAAGATGTCAATTGCACCGAATCCGGCTTCTGACTACTTTACCATTACTTCGACCAAGACGGTGGAGCGCCTTGAAATCATGAATAGTCTGGGGCAGAAAGTAAAAGAAGTGTCACTTAATGGCAACACCACGGTTAGTGTACAAGACCTCCAGTCAGGTGTGTACTTCATCCGTTTTTATGGGGAAGGACAGAAGTACCTCAAAACGAAGCGTCTTATCAAGAAATAA
- the infC gene encoding translation initiation factor IF-3, translating into MALRSNNRGPARVEKKDPHRINQFIRVPEVRLVGEGIEPGIYKTSQALAIADEQGLDLVEISPNAEPPVCKIMDYKKFLYEQKKRDKALKAKSAQVVIKEIRFGPQTDEHDYEFKKKNAEKFLKEGSKLKAFVFFKGRSIIYKEQGQILLLRLAQDLEEFGKVESMPVLEGKRMIMFIAPKKKPVK; encoded by the coding sequence ATAGCATTAAGAAGCAATAACAGGGGCCCTGCCCGTGTAGAAAAAAAAGATCCGCACCGGATCAACCAATTCATCCGCGTACCGGAAGTACGTCTTGTAGGTGAGGGCATTGAGCCTGGTATCTACAAAACCTCGCAAGCGTTGGCCATCGCCGACGAGCAGGGCCTTGACCTCGTCGAGATCTCGCCGAACGCTGAACCACCGGTATGTAAAATAATGGACTACAAGAAGTTTCTTTACGAACAAAAGAAACGCGACAAAGCCCTAAAAGCGAAGTCGGCCCAGGTAGTCATCAAAGAAATTCGTTTCGGCCCACAGACCGATGAGCACGATTACGAGTTCAAGAAAAAGAATGCCGAGAAGTTCCTGAAAGAGGGATCCAAACTCAAGGCATTCGTGTTTTTCAAAGGACGGTCGATCATCTATAAGGAGCAAGGCCAAATCCTCCTCCTTCGCCTGGCGCAAGACCTGGAAGAATTCGGAAAGGTAGAATCCATGCCGGTACTGGAAGGAAAACGGATGATTATGTTCATCGCGCCGAAAAAGAAGCCGGTCAAGTAA